A stretch of the Anaeromyxobacter sp. genome encodes the following:
- a CDS encoding polyprenyl synthetase family protein — MAGTVPFAIEPYLKDVSARVEAGLSALAEERRGHGPDRLVDAMKYALLAGGKRLRPALVLASAEAHGGEASDGSLAMRFALAMECVHTYSLVHDDLPAMDDDDLRRGRPTVHKAFDEATAVLVGDGLQSLAFRHLLASPDPKALALGRLLADNAALMVEGQQRDMDGEHRRLGEAEVLELMRCKTGALLAASVAGGALCAGADAAAVYPTGQRLGLAFQIADDLLDLTADTATLGKRAGKDARAGKSTLPSLVGQAEARRRAEGLLDEALAALAPLGPKAEALGALARYVLTRKK; from the coding sequence ATAGCCGGCACCGTGCCGTTCGCCATCGAGCCCTACCTGAAGGACGTCTCCGCGCGCGTCGAGGCCGGCCTGTCGGCCCTGGCCGAGGAGCGGCGGGGCCACGGGCCGGACCGGCTGGTGGACGCCATGAAGTACGCCCTGCTGGCCGGCGGAAAGCGGCTGCGGCCGGCGCTGGTGCTGGCCTCGGCCGAGGCCCACGGCGGCGAGGCCTCGGACGGCTCGCTGGCCATGCGCTTCGCCCTGGCCATGGAGTGCGTCCACACCTACTCCCTGGTGCACGACGACCTGCCCGCCATGGACGACGACGACCTGCGGCGCGGCCGCCCCACCGTGCACAAGGCCTTCGACGAGGCCACCGCCGTGCTGGTGGGCGACGGCCTGCAGTCGCTGGCCTTCCGGCACCTGCTGGCGTCCCCCGACCCGAAGGCGCTGGCCCTGGGCCGGCTGCTGGCCGACAACGCCGCCCTCATGGTGGAGGGGCAGCAGCGCGACATGGACGGGGAGCACCGACGGCTCGGCGAGGCCGAGGTGCTGGAGCTGATGCGCTGCAAGACCGGCGCGCTGCTGGCCGCCAGCGTGGCGGGCGGCGCGCTCTGCGCCGGCGCCGACGCGGCGGCCGTCTACCCCACCGGCCAGCGGCTCGGCCTGGCCTTCCAGATCGCCGACGACCTGCTGGACCTCACCGCCGACACCGCCACCCTGGGCAAGCGCGCCGGCAAGGACGCCCGGGCCGGCAAGTCCACGCTGCCGTCGCTCGTGGGGCAGGCCGAGGCGCGCCGCCGCGCCGAGGGGCTGCTCGACGAGGCGCTGGCCGCCCTGGCCCCCCTCGGCCCGAAGGCCGAGGCGCTCGGGGCCCTGGCGCGCTACGTCCTCACCAGGAAGAAGTGA
- a CDS encoding ribosome maturation factor RimP, whose translation MAGIAQENVTDQVRRLLEPVLERDGFELVEVEWVRGGGRWVLRLYVDKPGGTGIEDCQAVSHLVDPILDVAGFIEPAYDLEVSSPGLERPLRKPADFQRFAGQRARVKTFGPVSGTAPGSPGRKHWSGILAGFKDEAVEVDVDGVLHRIPHDQIAKAHLEYDFEADLRRKD comes from the coding sequence ATGGCTGGCATCGCCCAAGAAAACGTCACGGACCAGGTCCGCCGGCTCCTCGAGCCGGTGCTGGAGCGCGACGGCTTCGAGCTGGTCGAGGTGGAGTGGGTCCGCGGCGGAGGTCGCTGGGTCTTGAGGCTCTACGTCGACAAGCCGGGCGGCACCGGCATCGAGGACTGCCAGGCGGTCTCCCACCTGGTCGATCCCATCCTGGACGTGGCCGGCTTCATCGAGCCGGCCTACGACCTCGAGGTGTCGTCGCCCGGGCTGGAGCGCCCCCTGCGCAAGCCCGCCGACTTCCAGCGCTTCGCCGGCCAGCGCGCCCGCGTCAAGACCTTCGGGCCGGTGTCCGGCACCGCCCCCGGCAGCCCCGGCCGCAAGCACTGGTCCGGGATCCTCGCGGGCTTCAAGGACGAGGCCGTCGAGGTGGACGTCGACGGCGTCCTCCACCGCATCCCGCACGACCAGATCGCCAAGGCCCACCTCGAGTACGACTTCGAGGCCGATCTCCGCAGGAAGGACTGA
- the otsB gene encoding trehalose-phosphatase, with translation MQDLLLPRHRATLRRFAGVAGQAPVLLAFDYDGVLAPLVKRPGGARMRRRTRALLVRLARLYPVAVVSGRAWKDTRRMSEGVVPHVVGNHGFELLRPLPVPAQVLAAVRGWRRQLEAELSGVPGLHFEDKRSTLAIHYGLSRAWRGSEAAVYAAANRLSGTRLVPGKKVLNVLPHDFPNKGDALRSLLARLGLAAALYLGDDVTDEDAFKLGPPLLMGVHVGPGPSLAPWRLAGQAQVDELLEVLVALRQPAGRAAPPRRPRARAGERR, from the coding sequence ATGCAGGACCTCCTCCTCCCACGCCACCGGGCCACCCTGCGCCGCTTCGCCGGCGTGGCGGGCCAGGCGCCGGTGCTGCTGGCGTTCGACTACGACGGGGTGCTGGCGCCGCTGGTGAAGCGGCCCGGCGGCGCGCGCATGCGGCGGCGCACCCGCGCCCTGCTGGTGCGGCTGGCCCGGCTCTACCCGGTGGCGGTGGTCTCCGGCCGGGCCTGGAAGGACACCCGCCGGATGTCGGAGGGGGTGGTGCCGCACGTGGTGGGGAACCACGGCTTCGAGCTCCTCAGGCCCCTGCCGGTGCCGGCCCAGGTGCTGGCGGCGGTGCGCGGCTGGCGGCGGCAGCTGGAGGCCGAGCTCAGCGGGGTGCCCGGGCTGCACTTCGAGGACAAGCGCTCCACGCTGGCCATCCACTACGGCCTGTCGCGGGCCTGGCGGGGCTCGGAGGCGGCGGTCTACGCGGCCGCCAACCGGCTCAGCGGGACCCGGCTGGTGCCCGGCAAGAAGGTGCTGAACGTGCTGCCGCACGACTTCCCCAACAAGGGGGACGCGCTGCGCTCGCTGCTGGCCCGGCTCGGCCTGGCGGCGGCGCTCTACCTGGGCGACGACGTCACCGACGAGGACGCCTTCAAGCTCGGACCGCCGCTCCTCATGGGCGTGCACGTGGGGCCAGGGCCCTCGCTGGCGCCGTGGCGCCTGGCCGGGCAGGCGCAGGTGGACGAGCTGCTCGAGGTGCTGGTGGCGCTGCGCCAGCCAGCCGGCCGGGCGGCGCCTCCCCGCCGCCCCCGGGCGAGGGCAGGGGAACGGCGGTGA
- a CDS encoding DUF4442 domain-containing protein → MRESLRTWAERQAFNLWPCYWGTGARVTFIAADWSEVRVTLPMSLRTRNYVGTIFGGSMYAAVDPFFMIMLMKRLGPGFLVWDRAATIRFKKPGRTRLFATFRLPPGEEAAVHGALEHERSTDRTYTVELVDRGGVVHVSVEKVIYVRRVEAS, encoded by the coding sequence ATGCGCGAGTCGCTCCGCACCTGGGCCGAACGGCAGGCCTTCAACCTCTGGCCCTGCTACTGGGGCACGGGCGCCCGGGTGACCTTCATCGCCGCCGACTGGTCGGAGGTGCGCGTCACGCTGCCGATGTCGCTCCGCACCCGCAACTACGTCGGGACCATCTTCGGCGGCTCGATGTACGCGGCGGTCGATCCCTTCTTCATGATCATGCTCATGAAGCGGCTCGGTCCGGGCTTCCTGGTCTGGGACCGGGCGGCCACCATCCGCTTCAAGAAGCCGGGGCGCACCCGCCTCTTCGCCACCTTCCGGCTGCCGCCCGGCGAGGAGGCGGCCGTCCACGGCGCGCTGGAGCACGAGCGCTCGACCGACCGGACCTACACGGTGGAGCTGGTGGACCGGGGCGGCGTGGTGCACGTGAGCGTGGAGAAGGTGATCTACGTGCGGCGGGTGGAGGCGTCGTGA
- a CDS encoding response regulator transcription factor has protein sequence MADEHTATPRIIIVDDDRDTREMLTLALELEGFLVGQAANGLRLISAMHVDRPDVILLDVMMSWIDGFELCRAIKKNPTFADIPVIFISARKSAEDEKTGLAAGAAAYFSKPIDMDGLVARIRALLGARAGEVGAPA, from the coding sequence ATGGCCGACGAGCACACCGCCACCCCGCGCATCATCATCGTGGACGACGACCGCGACACGCGGGAGATGCTCACGCTGGCGCTCGAGCTGGAGGGGTTCCTGGTGGGGCAGGCCGCCAACGGGCTGCGGCTCATCTCGGCCATGCACGTGGACCGGCCGGACGTGATCCTGCTCGACGTCATGATGAGCTGGATCGACGGCTTCGAGCTGTGCCGGGCCATCAAGAAGAACCCGACCTTCGCCGACATCCCGGTCATCTTCATCTCGGCCCGCAAGAGCGCCGAGGACGAGAAGACCGGCCTGGCGGCCGGCGCGGCGGCCTACTTCTCCAAGCCCATCGACATGGACGGCCTGGTGGCGCGCATCCGCGCGCTGCTGGGTGCCCGCGCCGGCGAGGTCGGGGCGCCGGCGTAG
- the xseA gene encoding exodeoxyribonuclease VII large subunit — protein sequence MPLGETYDLFAARRAVKERKEGGEGATPTATPTPTPTPTATATATSLAAEPTEPTEPAGPLTVLALTQALKGCLEPRFRDVWVAGEISNYRAQASGHLYFSLKDEGATLPCAMWAGQARRLRFAPAEGLEVVARGRVELYPPHGKYQLIVDALEPRGAGALALQLEQVKARLAADGLLDPARKRPLPFLARRIGLATSPTTAALRDFLRVLHGRFPGLPVLLAPCRVQGEGAAATVIAAIQALARQGVDVIVVTRGGGSVEDLWAFNDERLARAIAASPVPVVSAVGHETDVSVADLVADVRAATPTHAAQLLAPVRDDLVAGLAALRGRLRRAMGAAVEGRRATLRALSAELADPAHAVSAQRHRLEDLVRRAEAAALRPAVAGRARLEALRVRLARGEPRARLRALRARVELARRGLEGWRAATFRREQLRVERLAARLEPANVAKLLSRGFALALHRGRLVARSGEVAPGDELRVALGEGWLDARVTARDAGDDPVPGRGHAPSPGGPVRDAVASPGRRG from the coding sequence CTGCCGCTGGGGGAGACCTACGACCTGTTCGCGGCGCGCCGGGCGGTGAAGGAGCGGAAGGAGGGAGGGGAGGGTGCGACCCCGACCGCGACCCCGACCCCGACCCCGACCCCGACCGCGACCGCGACCGCGACCTCCCTCGCCGCCGAGCCCACCGAGCCCACCGAGCCCGCTGGCCCGCTCACCGTGCTGGCCCTCACGCAGGCGCTCAAGGGCTGCCTCGAGCCGCGCTTCCGCGACGTCTGGGTGGCCGGCGAGATCTCCAACTACCGCGCCCAGGCCAGCGGCCACCTCTACTTCTCGCTCAAGGACGAGGGGGCCACGCTCCCCTGCGCCATGTGGGCCGGCCAGGCGCGCCGCCTCCGGTTCGCGCCCGCCGAGGGGCTGGAGGTGGTGGCGCGCGGCCGCGTCGAGCTCTACCCGCCGCACGGCAAGTACCAGCTCATCGTGGACGCCCTCGAGCCGCGCGGCGCCGGCGCGCTGGCCCTGCAGCTCGAGCAGGTGAAGGCCCGCCTGGCCGCCGACGGCCTCCTCGACCCGGCCCGCAAGCGACCGCTCCCCTTCCTGGCGCGGCGCATCGGCCTGGCCACCAGCCCCACCACCGCCGCGCTGCGCGACTTCCTCAGGGTGCTGCACGGCCGCTTCCCCGGGCTGCCGGTCCTGCTGGCCCCCTGCCGCGTGCAGGGCGAGGGGGCCGCCGCCACCGTGATCGCCGCCATCCAGGCGCTGGCGCGGCAGGGGGTCGACGTGATCGTGGTGACCCGCGGCGGCGGCTCGGTGGAGGACCTGTGGGCCTTCAACGACGAGCGGCTGGCCCGCGCCATCGCCGCCTCGCCGGTGCCGGTGGTCTCGGCGGTGGGCCACGAGACCGACGTCTCGGTGGCCGACCTGGTGGCCGACGTGCGCGCCGCCACGCCCACCCACGCGGCCCAGCTGCTGGCCCCGGTGCGCGATGACCTGGTGGCCGGGCTGGCGGCGCTGCGGGGGCGGCTGCGCCGGGCGATGGGGGCGGCGGTGGAGGGGCGGCGAGCCACCCTGCGGGCCCTCTCGGCCGAGCTGGCCGACCCGGCCCACGCCGTGTCGGCGCAGCGCCACCGGCTGGAGGACCTGGTGCGGCGGGCCGAGGCGGCCGCGCTGCGCCCCGCCGTGGCCGGTCGGGCCAGGCTGGAGGCGCTGCGGGTGCGCCTGGCCAGGGGCGAGCCCAGGGCCAGGCTGCGGGCCCTGCGGGCGCGGGTGGAGCTGGCCCGCCGCGGCCTGGAGGGCTGGCGCGCCGCCACCTTCCGGCGCGAGCAGCTGCGGGTGGAGCGGCTGGCGGCCCGGCTGGAGCCTGCCAACGTGGCCAAGCTCCTGTCGCGCGGCTTCGCCCTGGCGCTGCACCGGGGGCGGCTGGTGGCGCGCAGCGGCGAGGTGGCCCCGGGCGACGAGCTGCGGGTGGCGCTCGGCGAGGGCTGGCTGGACGCCCGGGTGACGGCCCGCGACGCCGGTGACGATCCGGTGCCGGGCCGGGGGCACGCGCCGAGCCCGGGCGGGCCCGTCCGGGACGCGGTTGCTTCCCCGGGCCGGCGGGGCTAA
- a CDS encoding TlyA family RNA methyltransferase encodes MAAPRQRIDLLLVELGLAESRTRAQALVMAGAVVVGETRIDKPGQLVDPALPVRLKEDAAPQRYASRGALKLEKALEVFPVTPAGLTCADLGASTGGFTDLLLQRGAARVYAVDVGYGQLHPKLRGDPRVVVRERENARALTAEALGERVDLVTGDLSFISLRLVLPAVKAILKPGGHALLLVKPQFEVGKGEVGKGGVVREDSKRLAALEAVAEAARQLGFEVLGHAESPIQGPAGNREWLLGLRLGG; translated from the coding sequence ATGGCCGCGCCGCGCCAGCGCATCGACCTGCTCCTGGTGGAGCTGGGCCTGGCGGAGTCGCGCACCCGGGCCCAGGCGCTGGTCATGGCCGGCGCCGTGGTGGTGGGGGAGACGCGCATCGACAAGCCCGGGCAGCTGGTCGACCCGGCGCTGCCGGTGCGGCTCAAGGAGGACGCCGCCCCGCAGCGGTACGCCTCGCGCGGCGCCCTCAAGCTGGAGAAGGCGCTGGAGGTCTTCCCGGTCACCCCGGCCGGCCTCACCTGCGCCGACCTGGGCGCCTCCACCGGGGGCTTCACCGACCTCCTGCTGCAGCGCGGCGCCGCCCGGGTCTACGCGGTGGACGTGGGCTACGGGCAGCTCCACCCCAAGCTGCGCGGCGACCCGCGGGTGGTGGTCCGCGAGCGCGAGAACGCCCGCGCCCTCACCGCCGAGGCGCTGGGCGAGCGGGTCGACCTGGTGACCGGCGACCTCTCCTTCATCTCGCTCCGGCTGGTGCTGCCGGCGGTGAAGGCCATCCTGAAGCCCGGCGGCCACGCCCTGCTGCTGGTGAAGCCCCAGTTCGAGGTGGGCAAGGGCGAGGTGGGCAAGGGCGGGGTGGTGCGCGAGGACTCGAAGCGGCTGGCCGCGCTGGAGGCGGTGGCCGAGGCGGCCCGGCAGCTCGGCTTCGAGGTGCTGGGCCACGCCGAGAGCCCGATCCAGGGCCCGGCCGGCAACCGGGAGTGGCTGCTGGGGCTCCGGCTGGGCGGGTGA
- a CDS encoding 1-deoxy-D-xylulose-5-phosphate synthase, translated as MPRLLDRIDSPDDLKRLPLADLPRLCQELRDQIITTCARTGGHLGSSLGAVELNVALHYVFSTPEDKLVWDVGHQAYGHKLLTGRRDRFDTIRTEGGLAGFPEREESPHDAFGVGHASTSISAALGMLEAKKQQGLPGKVVAIIGDGSMTGGVAFEGLNQAGYLKRDLIVVLNDNEMSISPNVGAMSEWLSKKFTSRTYNRWRKGVKEFLEKLPKGHEAIDAIRHGITAAKALVTPGVLFEGLGFHYVGPADGHDVVGLVETFQKLAAFGDPVVFHVITTKGKGYHPAESDPATRGHGLSFFDVATGKSNKKPAAKAYTDLFAEALCAEMRRDPRVVAITAAMLEGTGLIRCKKEFPERTFDVGIAEQHAVTFAAGLACEGMRPVVAIYSTFLQRAYDQLIHDVALQNLPVTFALDRGGLVGADGKTHQGVMDLSYLRAIPRFVVMAPSDEGELRNMLRTALQHDGPAAFRFPRGAGEGVAQEGEPQALPIGVGRVVRAGGASPDVLLVACGTTLKVALAAAEEVGREGIDVRVVDPRFVKPLDEALICGEAGRIRRVVTLEENALQGGFGSACLEAFEAHGLLAGGLMVRRLGIPDRFITHAEQPRQRLDAGIDQAHVAAACRELAGQKQARGVA; from the coding sequence ATGCCACGCCTGCTCGACCGGATCGACTCGCCCGACGACCTGAAGCGGCTCCCGCTGGCGGACCTGCCGCGCCTCTGCCAGGAGCTGCGCGACCAGATCATCACCACCTGCGCCCGCACCGGGGGCCACCTGGGCTCGTCGCTGGGCGCGGTGGAGCTCAACGTGGCGCTGCACTACGTCTTCTCCACCCCGGAGGACAAGCTGGTCTGGGACGTGGGGCACCAGGCCTACGGCCACAAGCTGCTGACCGGCCGGCGCGACCGCTTCGACACCATCCGCACCGAGGGTGGGCTGGCCGGCTTCCCGGAGCGGGAGGAGTCGCCGCACGACGCCTTCGGGGTGGGGCACGCCTCCACCTCCATCTCCGCCGCGCTCGGCATGCTGGAGGCCAAGAAGCAGCAGGGCCTGCCCGGCAAGGTGGTGGCCATCATCGGCGACGGCTCGATGACCGGCGGCGTGGCCTTCGAGGGGCTCAACCAGGCCGGCTACCTGAAGCGCGACCTGATCGTGGTGCTGAACGACAACGAGATGTCCATCTCGCCCAACGTCGGCGCCATGAGCGAGTGGCTCTCCAAGAAGTTCACCAGCCGCACCTACAACCGCTGGCGCAAGGGCGTGAAGGAGTTCCTGGAGAAGCTGCCCAAGGGGCACGAGGCCATCGACGCCATCCGCCACGGCATCACCGCGGCCAAGGCGCTGGTCACCCCGGGGGTGCTCTTCGAGGGGCTGGGCTTCCACTACGTCGGCCCGGCCGACGGCCACGACGTGGTCGGGCTGGTGGAGACCTTCCAGAAGCTGGCCGCCTTCGGCGACCCGGTGGTCTTCCACGTCATCACCACCAAGGGCAAGGGCTACCACCCGGCCGAGTCGGACCCGGCCACCCGCGGCCACGGCCTCTCCTTCTTCGACGTGGCCACCGGCAAGTCGAACAAGAAGCCGGCCGCCAAGGCCTACACCGACCTCTTCGCCGAGGCGCTCTGCGCCGAGATGCGCCGCGACCCCAGGGTGGTGGCCATCACCGCCGCCATGCTGGAGGGGACCGGCCTGATCCGGTGCAAGAAGGAGTTCCCGGAGCGGACCTTCGACGTGGGCATCGCCGAGCAGCACGCCGTCACCTTCGCGGCCGGCCTGGCCTGCGAGGGGATGCGCCCGGTGGTGGCCATCTACTCCACCTTCCTGCAGCGGGCCTACGACCAGCTGATCCACGACGTGGCCCTGCAGAACCTGCCGGTCACCTTCGCGCTCGACCGCGGCGGCCTGGTGGGCGCCGACGGCAAGACCCACCAGGGGGTGATGGACCTCTCCTACCTGCGCGCCATCCCGCGCTTCGTGGTCATGGCCCCCTCCGACGAGGGCGAGCTGCGCAACATGCTGCGCACCGCGCTCCAGCACGACGGCCCGGCCGCCTTCCGCTTCCCGCGCGGCGCCGGCGAGGGGGTGGCGCAGGAGGGAGAGCCACAGGCCTTGCCCATCGGCGTGGGGCGGGTGGTGCGGGCCGGCGGCGCCAGCCCGGACGTGCTGCTGGTGGCCTGCGGCACCACCCTCAAGGTGGCGCTGGCCGCCGCCGAGGAGGTGGGGAGGGAGGGCATCGACGTGCGGGTCGTGGACCCGCGCTTCGTCAAGCCGCTCGACGAGGCCCTCATCTGCGGCGAGGCCGGGCGAATCCGGCGGGTGGTCACGCTGGAGGAGAACGCCCTGCAGGGCGGCTTCGGCTCGGCCTGCCTGGAGGCCTTCGAGGCCCACGGGCTGCTGGCCGGCGGGCTGATGGTGCGGCGCCTCGGCATCCCCGACCGCTTCATCACCCACGCGGAGCAGCCGCGCCAGCGCCTCGACGCCGGCATCGACCAGGCCCACGTGGCCGCCGCCTGCCGCGAGCTGGCCGGGCAGAAGCAGGCGCGCGGCGTGGCCTGA
- the nusA gene encoding transcription termination factor NusA, whose product MQQSVNLNLILDQVAKDKGIDRPKLIEILEEAIQMAAKRHFGLERNLKAKYDEDRGQIDLFQVLTIVDEGTEEAPIPDPANMIPIAFAHEKGIEAEVGDELDFPIFYRPEDEDEARAQDQQWGDLLKLKTFRRGFGRIAAQTAKQVMIQGTRNAERENVFNEYKDRKGEVITGIVRRFERGNVIVDLGRAEAVLPVREQVPRESYRAGDRIQAFVVDVLRESKGPQIILSRATVELLKKLFEMEVPEIAEGVVVIEAAAREPGGRAKIAVSSRDSDVDPVGACVGMKGSRVQAVVQELRGEKIDIVPWHEDPARFVCNALAPAEVSRVLLDDQNNAMEIIVPDDQLSLAIGRRGQNVRLASQLTGWKLDINSETRVREMHEFAKESFEAIGVPEATQEMLYAHGFRKSQDVANAAVEMLTQFPGFTLDMIPDLQKRAREQAIVDAEKEMVLEAEREAARLAEARRHPDSLSQEERMARVRGVGEKTIEALKLAGYPTVETINAEADVAKLGDSSGLGVKKARQLKHAVGVYLEEEARLRVELDKEKARNEVLG is encoded by the coding sequence ATGCAGCAGAGCGTGAACCTGAACCTGATCCTCGACCAGGTCGCCAAGGACAAGGGCATCGACCGCCCCAAGCTCATCGAGATCCTCGAGGAGGCCATCCAGATGGCCGCCAAGCGGCACTTCGGCCTGGAGCGCAACCTCAAGGCCAAGTACGACGAGGACCGCGGCCAGATCGACCTCTTCCAGGTGCTCACCATCGTGGACGAGGGGACCGAGGAGGCGCCCATCCCGGATCCGGCCAACATGATCCCCATCGCCTTCGCCCACGAGAAGGGGATCGAGGCCGAGGTCGGCGACGAGCTCGACTTCCCCATCTTCTACCGGCCCGAGGACGAGGACGAGGCGCGCGCCCAGGACCAGCAGTGGGGCGACCTGCTCAAGCTCAAGACCTTCCGGCGCGGCTTCGGCCGCATCGCGGCGCAGACCGCCAAGCAGGTGATGATCCAGGGCACCCGCAACGCCGAGCGCGAGAACGTCTTCAACGAGTACAAGGACCGCAAGGGCGAGGTCATCACCGGCATCGTCCGCCGCTTCGAGCGCGGCAACGTCATCGTGGACCTGGGCCGCGCCGAGGCCGTCCTGCCGGTGCGCGAGCAGGTGCCGCGCGAGAGCTACCGCGCCGGCGACCGCATCCAGGCCTTCGTGGTGGACGTGCTGCGCGAGTCGAAGGGCCCGCAGATCATCCTCTCCCGCGCCACCGTCGAGCTGCTCAAGAAGCTCTTCGAGATGGAGGTGCCGGAGATCGCCGAGGGCGTGGTGGTCATCGAGGCCGCCGCCCGCGAGCCGGGCGGCCGCGCCAAGATCGCGGTCAGCTCGCGCGACTCGGACGTCGACCCGGTGGGCGCCTGCGTCGGCATGAAGGGCAGCCGCGTCCAGGCGGTGGTCCAGGAGCTGCGCGGCGAGAAGATCGACATCGTGCCCTGGCACGAGGACCCGGCGCGCTTCGTCTGCAACGCCCTGGCCCCGGCCGAGGTGAGCCGCGTGCTCCTCGACGATCAGAACAACGCCATGGAGATCATCGTCCCCGACGACCAGCTCTCGCTGGCCATCGGGCGGCGCGGCCAGAACGTGCGCCTGGCCTCCCAGCTGACCGGCTGGAAGCTCGACATCAACTCCGAGACGCGCGTGCGCGAGATGCACGAGTTCGCCAAGGAGAGCTTCGAGGCCATCGGCGTGCCGGAGGCGACGCAGGAGATGCTGTACGCCCACGGCTTCCGCAAGTCGCAGGACGTGGCCAACGCCGCGGTCGAGATGCTGACCCAGTTCCCCGGGTTCACCCTCGACATGATCCCGGACCTGCAGAAGCGGGCCCGCGAGCAGGCCATCGTGGACGCCGAGAAGGAGATGGTCCTGGAGGCGGAGCGCGAGGCGGCCCGGCTGGCCGAGGCCCGCCGCCACCCCGACAGCCTGTCGCAGGAGGAGCGCATGGCGCGCGTCCGCGGCGTCGGCGAGAAGACCATCGAGGCGCTCAAGCTGGCCGGCTACCCCACGGTGGAGACCATCAACGCCGAGGCCGACGTGGCCAAGCTGGGCGACTCCTCCGGCCTGGGCGTCAAGAAGGCCCGCCAGCTCAAGCACGCGGTGGGCGTGTACCTCGAGGAAGAGGCCAGGCTGCGCGTCGAGCTCGACAAGGAGAAGGCGCGCAACGAGGTCCTGGGGTGA
- the xseB gene encoding exodeoxyribonuclease VII small subunit, protein MARASEKAAQAAAAPAASYDALVSRLEQVVAALEAGDLPLEGSVEKFAEGIQLARDAARRLDEAEARVEQLVRGADGGEEAAPFEPERG, encoded by the coding sequence GTGGCGCGAGCGAGCGAGAAGGCGGCCCAGGCCGCGGCGGCCCCGGCGGCGAGCTACGACGCCCTGGTGTCGCGCCTGGAGCAGGTGGTGGCCGCGCTGGAGGCGGGCGACCTGCCGCTGGAGGGCTCGGTGGAGAAGTTCGCCGAGGGCATCCAGCTGGCCCGCGACGCGGCCAGGCGGCTCGACGAGGCCGAGGCCCGGGTGGAGCAGCTGGTGCGGGGCGCGGACGGCGGCGAGGAGGCTGCGCCGTTCGAGCCGGAGCGCGGCTGA
- a CDS encoding MBL fold metallo-hydrolase: protein MPFEPATQVAPGVHLVDTGYVKSHLAACYLLRGRDSVAVVETGNAGTVPRVLAALDAAGLPRASVSHVIVTHVHLDHAGGAGALMAALPQATLVAHPRGARHLVDPAKLWAGTVGVYGAEATQQLYGDPVAIPAARVVEAPDGFTLDLGARPLCFLDAPGHARHHFVVHDEVTRGLFTGDTFGLSYRQLDTARGPFFFPTTTPVQFDPEALHATLDRLMGLAPERLYLTHYGCVTGGLAAHAATLHRGIDAFVRIARAAPAGPGRHAAVKVGLTGLLLSGLADHGAPVGQAEALAWFDNDLELNAQGLEVWLDGATKA, encoded by the coding sequence ATGCCCTTCGAGCCCGCCACCCAGGTCGCCCCCGGCGTCCACCTCGTGGACACCGGCTACGTGAAGTCACACCTGGCCGCCTGCTACCTGCTGCGCGGCCGCGACTCGGTGGCGGTGGTCGAGACCGGCAACGCCGGCACCGTGCCCCGCGTGCTGGCTGCCCTCGACGCCGCCGGCCTGCCGCGCGCCTCGGTGAGCCACGTCATCGTCACCCACGTCCACCTCGACCACGCCGGCGGCGCAGGCGCGCTCATGGCCGCCCTGCCGCAGGCCACCCTGGTGGCCCACCCGCGCGGGGCGCGCCACCTCGTCGACCCGGCCAAGCTCTGGGCCGGCACGGTGGGCGTCTACGGCGCCGAGGCCACCCAGCAGCTGTACGGCGACCCGGTGGCCATCCCGGCGGCCCGGGTGGTCGAGGCGCCCGACGGCTTCACGCTCGACCTGGGGGCGCGCCCGCTCTGCTTCCTCGACGCCCCCGGCCACGCCAGGCACCACTTCGTGGTCCACGACGAGGTGACGCGCGGCCTCTTCACCGGCGACACCTTCGGCCTCTCCTACCGCCAGCTGGACACGGCGCGCGGGCCCTTCTTCTTCCCCACCACCACCCCGGTGCAGTTCGACCCCGAGGCGCTGCACGCCACCCTCGACCGGCTCATGGGGCTCGCCCCGGAGCGGCTCTACCTGACCCACTACGGCTGCGTCACGGGTGGCCTGGCGGCCCACGCCGCCACGCTGCACCGGGGCATCGACGCCTTCGTCCGCATCGCCCGGGCCGCGCCGGCCGGGCCTGGGCGCCACGCCGCCGTGAAGGTCGGGCTCACCGGGCTCCTGCTCTCCGGGCTGGCCGACCACGGCGCGCCCGTCGGTCAGGCCGAGGCGCTGGCCTGGTTCGACAACGACCTCGAGCTGAACGCGCAGGGGCTCGAGGTGTGGCTGGACGGGGCGACCAAGGCCTAG
- a CDS encoding YlxR family protein, translating to MSEPVRTCLGCGARGARQGLVRLKVSHGGTVVVDERKSGGRGGWLHPAEACLERALKRRAFARAFRRSDLGCDADALRRGLTAVCGRD from the coding sequence GTGAGCGAGCCAGTCCGGACCTGCCTCGGCTGCGGCGCCAGGGGCGCCCGGCAGGGGCTGGTCCGGCTCAAGGTCTCGCACGGAGGCACGGTGGTGGTGGACGAGCGGAAGAGCGGTGGGCGGGGTGGCTGGCTGCACCCCGCGGAGGCCTGCCTGGAGCGGGCCCTCAAGCGGCGCGCCTTCGCGCGCGCCTTCCGCCGCTCCGACCTCGGATGTGACGCGGACGCGCTGCGGCGCGGGTTGACGGCAGTTTGCGGCAGGGATTAG